The proteins below are encoded in one region of Chrysemys picta bellii isolate R12L10 chromosome 4, ASM1138683v2, whole genome shotgun sequence:
- the LOC101938812 gene encoding CD276 antigen-like isoform X2 — translation MLWVLWCPVLLGWVTAGPDTAPQASDSPQLWARAGQDITLVCRARAPPKADLRHLRVHWHLLREPAGGSVVHSYHTGADQLGDQAEEFRGRTRLLLQGIRQGVVALSLTGVRPSDSGTYRCFIMDSQADSIMDIVLHVAAPYEPPQLAVLSRAGGRLALQCRSAGGYPQPEITWHDGNGTRLSQDKPVELQRSRQGAFEVRSSLSLMPRPRGSVCCALSHRPLQQNMSVCKTLPASEVGSRPEEPYVILGLTLGYVAIAVLIVLLGTAAVRLG, via the exons ATGCTGTGGGTGCTGTGGTGTCCCGTGCTGCTGGGCTGGGTCACTGCGGGACCAG ACACGGCCCCTCAGGCGAGCGAcagcccccagctctgggcccgggCCGGCCAGGACATCACGCTGGTGTGCAGGGCCCGAGCGCCCCCAAAAGCCGACCTGCGTCACCTGCGCGTGCACTGGCACCTCCTGCGGGAGCCGGCGGGGGGCTCCGTGGTGCACAGCTACCACACGGGGGCCGACCAGCTGGGAGACCAGGCCGAGGAGTTCAGGGGCCGGACGCGGCTCCTCCTACAGGGGATCCGCCAGGGGGTGGTGGCCCTGAGCCTGACCGGCGTGCGGCCCTCGGACAGCGGCACGTACCGGTGCTTCATCATGGACAGCCAGGCTGACAGCATCATGGACATCGTCCTCCACGTGGCAG CCCCGTACGAGCCCCCGCAGCTCGCAGTGCTCtcccgggctggggggcggctgGCCCTGCAGTGCCGCTCCGCGGGGGGTTACCCCCAGCCCGAGATAACGTGGCACGACGGGAATGGGACCCGGCTCAGCCAGGACAAGCCGGTGGAGCTGCAGCGGAGCAGACAGGGGGCCTTCGAGGTGCGGAGCAGCCTGTCGCTGATGCCCCGCCCCAGGGGGTCCGTCTGCTGCGCCCTGAGCCACCGGCCCCTGCAGCAGAACATGAGCGTCTGCAAGACCCTCCCAG CCTCGGAGGTAGGGAGCCGACCCGAGGAGCCGTACGTCATCCTGGGGCTAACCCTTGGGTACGTGGCCATTGCGGTGCTCATTGTCCTGCTGGGCACTGCAGCTGtgcgactagggtga